The following DNA comes from Solanum stenotomum isolate F172 chromosome 11, ASM1918654v1, whole genome shotgun sequence.
AAAACTAGGAATGAAGATAGCTCTATTAGGTCCCTTGTAGTTCTTCAGGAAAATATTTGGCCTTTGCAATATTCTTCAATCCTTTTTGAGAGAGTGCGAAAACTAAGGTTGAATCTTATGATGTTGGCCTTATATATGATAGACACGAAAACCCAAAAGTAAGGCCAGTAACACCATTGGCCAACGACTCTGCTACACTACAACAGACGCGTGTCGCACTCTTGTAGGACTGTTGTTGGTAGTGTACTATTTCCAGTTGTCGTTTTCACAAATATGAATAGCGTTCAAAAATGAGATCAGGTCCCCTTACCAGATACCTTtgtttgtcaaatcatcaaaactaaataatattttctccctttatgatgatgacaaacaattaacaattTCCCCCCTGTCAACAAGCTTCCCGCAATCACCTTACGTCCACTAATCTACCAACCCTCCTTACTTCCATCAATCACCCTACATCCACCAATCTACCAACCTAAGCATACaaacattttcccccttttaGAATCATAAAAAAAGAGACAGTAAACTAAGATTAACAATAAGCAAGATTAGTAAGAACATGGCCATTGGCAACACAAGCATAAATGAAAAGCATTAAAGTAAGAAAGGCCATGTACTAAGCAGAGATCCACTTCATTgcatttaaagaaaacattcaatACATTATAATCAAAATACTAAGAGAACCCGGGACACTGCCCACAAAAGGATAAAGGGAGAGAGGGAGGACTTGGTCTGGGGATTAGAAAGGGACTAGGAGGAGGGAGGCTTTTGGGTAAGGGATTGGATGACAAGAGTGGGACGATCATTTGAAGCATCATGGTATTTGATCAACTTATCTTTCATATCAGCATTTTGGGCCAAGAGGGTTTCATTCTTCTTTCTCAACTCAGAGATTTCAGCTGAACCAGGTCCCTCTGTTTGTGCTTTTGCCGATTGTGCCTTCAGTAAAGCTATCTTTGCATCTCTTTTGCTTACCAAGGCAGTCATCTCTTCCAATTCATTCTTTAGTTGACCCTGCTTAACCACCAACTCTGACATTTTTCTTAGATTCCATGTTCTTCCTTCCATGCACTCAAACTCAACAAGAGTGATCATGGAGAAAGATTGTTTTACAGTCCCAATTGTTCTTGCTTTGAGAGGAATGTCCAAGTGTTTGAACACTTTGGTCAGGAAGTAACCATACCCCATGTcatgcttttattttttttgttataaccGTCTTGTACATGTGCTCTAACATGAAGGCAGGAAGATTCAAGGGCTCAAAGGTTCTTAGTACCTCCATCAAAAACAGATCAGCCACAGAAGAAAATGTCCTTTTCTCAGATCTTGGAAGGAGCTCTTTGTTGACAAACTTGAAAAGTAGTTGATAATCCCCTTTGAGAAGTTTCTTGGAGATCCCAGCACAGTTCAGCTTGGTAAGTTAGCCACATTCCTTAGTGAAGCCCTTGGAGCAGAATTTCCCGACCACAGACCTAATCCCTTCCCTGGGAACTTTCAAGATTTAACCCAATCTCTCCTTATTGAAATAAAGGATCTTGTCACTTGCTCGTGTGTTGATGCTACCATCCTCAATAAACTCAGCATTGTAGTAGAAATCCCTCACCTGTTGCTCATGTAGAACATGAGTGTGGTTTGTGAACAAGTGGGTCCATGATTGGATTTCAACTACATCAGCCAGAGTGCACATCCCTGGTTTTGAGATTATCTCAGGTCAAAAACCCTCCCGTTAAGAACCTTTTGTTGCCTTAGGTTATTGAAAATACCCTCTTTAGACCATTTCTTCTCAGCCATCACCTTTTTACTTTTCGAACCTAGTCCCTCTTCAGGCTCGGACTCTGATTTTCCAAATAGTTTGTCAGTGTCAGGTGAcaattctctctttctcttagATGTCTCCTTTACCttattttttcccttctttGACACAGTAGCCCTTTTTCCTgatgattttttgtttttaggtTTTTCCTTCTTCTTGCCCAGTGTTTCTTTCCTTCTCTTCTCCACTGCAGAGATAATATCCTCAGATACAGTGGCACAGTCCTCTTGTTCATTTGAAACTTCCACTACCCCTTCATCAGGAACAACCTTTTCTTGTAATCCAgacttctttcttcttctacttTCTATAGTACTAACTTTGTTTGCCTTTATTTCATCATTCATAAACTTCTGAGTAGCACCCCTAGTGGAATACTGCCTTGTTGGTGTTTCTTCTCTCACTTTCTCCTTTCCTTTGTTGGAGATGGGAACCATCCTTCTCTGTACAGTCCATCAAAGAGAAATGTTGtcctcatcttcttcttcagttAAAGAGACATGAGGAAGACCAACTATTGGTGTTCTGTCAAACATTGGTTCATGGGTTTTAAGGGAGTCTTCCAGAGttcttttttcagaaaaaaaaagagttctcAAGCCTATCCTCATTTCTGCAAGACTTTCAACTACTAACTCCTAACTTGAAGCAAGGATGTTAGATTTAGAGGTTTTTCCTTCAGGAAGATCTCTTTCGAATAGAAGATCAGATAAGATGGAGAGAGGAGGACCAGGTTAGGATAACTTTAAGGGAGCATTCAGTTCTAGTGAAGGTTCAAGCATATGGGGGGTTGGCTACTGGATCCAGATATGTCAACCAGAGGAATGATTGAGGAAGGGTTACTTGACCGAGAAT
Coding sequences within:
- the LOC125845737 gene encoding DEAD-box ATP-dependent RNA helicase 28-like; the protein is MVPISNKGKEKVREETPTRQYSTRGATQKFMNDEIKANKVSTIESRRRKKSGLQEKVVPDEGVVEVSNEQEDCATVSEDIISAVEKRRKETLGKKKEKPKNKKSSGKRATVSKKGKNKVKETSKRKRELSPDTDKLFGKSESEPEEGLGSKSKKVMAEKKWSKEGIFNNLRQQKVLNGRVFDLR